From the Paraburkholderia sp. PREW-6R genome, one window contains:
- a CDS encoding NAD(P)-dependent oxidoreductase, which produces MDIGFIGLGEMGAAMVANILKAGHQVRVWNRSPERAQPLANAGARIVATPAEAFAGDAVFSMLADDAALRDVVTAELLEHAPRGLVHVNMATISVALAEELATAHASRGVHYVAAPVLGRPDVAAAGKLTVVAGGPAESIDLVQPIFDAIGQKTWRIGSLPQQANVMKLAANFMLAAAVETLGEASTLVSGHGVGMQDFLDVITSGLFPGPVYSGYGKMIAEQRYEPALFKARLGLKDVRLALAAADAVTTPLPIASVVRDSLIEAVAHGDGEKDFAVLGQVAARRAGR; this is translated from the coding sequence ATGGACATCGGTTTTATTGGTCTCGGCGAGATGGGCGCGGCGATGGTGGCAAACATTCTGAAAGCCGGACACCAGGTGCGCGTGTGGAACCGCTCGCCGGAGCGTGCACAGCCGCTCGCCAACGCGGGGGCGCGAATCGTCGCCACGCCGGCCGAAGCGTTCGCGGGCGACGCCGTGTTCTCCATGCTCGCCGACGATGCCGCGTTGCGCGACGTCGTCACGGCGGAACTGCTGGAGCACGCACCGCGCGGCCTCGTGCACGTCAACATGGCGACGATCTCCGTGGCCCTGGCCGAAGAACTCGCGACGGCGCATGCATCGCGCGGGGTGCATTACGTCGCGGCGCCAGTACTCGGCCGGCCGGACGTGGCGGCCGCGGGCAAGCTGACGGTGGTAGCCGGCGGTCCGGCGGAGTCGATCGATCTCGTGCAGCCGATTTTCGACGCGATCGGCCAGAAAACGTGGCGGATTGGTTCGCTGCCGCAGCAGGCGAACGTGATGAAACTGGCCGCGAACTTCATGCTGGCCGCCGCGGTGGAAACGCTGGGCGAGGCGTCGACACTCGTGTCAGGTCATGGTGTCGGCATGCAGGATTTTCTCGATGTCATCACGAGCGGACTATTCCCGGGGCCGGTCTATTCGGGCTACGGCAAGATGATCGCGGAGCAACGCTACGAGCCGGCGCTGTTCAAGGCGCGTCTCGGTCTGAAAGACGTGCGTCTTGCACTGGCTGCCGCCGACGCCGTCACCACGCCATTGCCGATTGCGAGTGTCGTGCGCGACAGCCTGATCGAAGCGGTCGCGCACGGTGATGGCGAGAAAGACTTCGCTGTACTGGGTCAGGTCGCAGCGCGGCGAGCGGGCCGCTGA
- a CDS encoding Mut7-C RNAse domain-containing protein, producing the protein MVTATFRFYEELNDFLARPLRRRTFSYACARGATTKHMIEVLGVPHTEVELILVNDESVGFDHLLADGDRIAVYPTFEALDIQPLLRVRERPLRTVRFIADAHLGGLAPLLRLAGFDTLYDNHYPDADIEALAAVEQRVVLTRDRELLKRRNITHGCYVRALRPREQLREVFERLDLAGSAQPFRLCLMCNAPLRRIAKEEVGGRAPDGVLERHHLFVTCDVCRRVFWEGTHWQKMRALMDSVAASRDAST; encoded by the coding sequence ATGGTGACCGCGACCTTCCGCTTCTACGAGGAGCTGAACGATTTCCTCGCCCGCCCGCTGCGCCGGCGCACGTTCAGCTACGCCTGCGCGCGCGGCGCCACCACGAAACATATGATCGAAGTGCTCGGCGTGCCGCACACCGAAGTCGAGCTGATTCTCGTGAACGACGAATCAGTCGGCTTCGATCATCTTCTGGCCGATGGCGACCGCATCGCCGTCTATCCGACATTCGAAGCGCTCGACATCCAGCCATTATTACGCGTACGCGAGCGGCCGTTGCGCACGGTGCGTTTCATCGCCGACGCCCATCTCGGCGGACTCGCGCCGCTGCTGCGTCTCGCGGGCTTCGACACGCTTTATGACAATCACTATCCCGACGCGGACATCGAAGCACTTGCAGCCGTCGAGCAGCGCGTCGTCCTGACGCGCGACCGCGAGCTGCTGAAACGGCGCAATATCACGCATGGTTGCTACGTGCGCGCGCTACGGCCGCGCGAACAGCTGCGCGAAGTATTCGAACGACTCGATCTGGCAGGCAGCGCGCAGCCGTTTCGTTTGTGCCTGATGTGCAATGCGCCCCTGCGGCGAATCGCGAAGGAAGAAGTCGGCGGCCGCGCGCCTGATGGCGTGCTTGAGCGGCATCATCTGTTCGTTACCTGCGATGTTTGCCGGCGCGTCTTCTGGGAAGGCACGCACTGGCAAAAAATGCGGGCGCTGATGGACAGTGTTGCGGCGTCGCGGGACGCGTCCACCTGA
- a CDS encoding OmpW family outer membrane protein codes for MRRICFAILAACLSASAHAQHAGDNVAVLGWFHVMPQDSSTPLTTNVAPTPINTPLRLPSSFTSAGTGLSTNSANTVGLVFSHYVTDHIAVTSVAGVPPVFKIYGHGTIQPPGPAGALGQQDLGDPQSNPIVKSVRQWSPALIFQYYFNAPTAKFRPFVGVGVSYNWFSDIQLSQNFVTSTQNNLGAVLAAGAGKPGQTQVSAKASSSWAPVFNAGLSYNITDHWGVVASVTYIPLKTTSSVIIKAADGTELGVSKAELKADPIISYLAVSYRF; via the coding sequence ATGAGAAGAATCTGTTTCGCGATACTGGCCGCGTGCCTGTCCGCCAGCGCGCACGCCCAGCATGCGGGCGACAACGTCGCCGTGCTCGGCTGGTTTCACGTGATGCCGCAGGATTCGAGCACGCCACTCACCACGAATGTCGCGCCGACGCCCATCAATACGCCGCTGCGTTTGCCGAGTTCGTTCACGTCGGCAGGCACGGGGTTGTCGACGAATAGCGCGAATACGGTGGGTCTCGTCTTTAGCCATTACGTGACGGACCATATTGCCGTGACGTCGGTAGCGGGCGTGCCACCGGTGTTCAAGATCTACGGCCACGGCACCATTCAGCCGCCGGGTCCGGCGGGCGCGCTCGGCCAGCAGGACCTAGGCGACCCGCAATCCAATCCGATCGTGAAGAGCGTGCGTCAGTGGAGCCCGGCACTGATCTTCCAGTACTACTTCAATGCGCCAACCGCGAAGTTCCGGCCATTCGTCGGCGTCGGCGTGTCATATAACTGGTTCTCCGACATTCAGCTCAGTCAGAACTTCGTCACGTCGACGCAGAACAATCTCGGCGCCGTGCTCGCCGCGGGCGCGGGCAAGCCGGGGCAAACGCAGGTGTCGGCGAAGGCGTCGTCATCATGGGCGCCGGTGTTCAACGCCGGGCTGTCGTACAACATCACGGACCATTGGGGCGTGGTGGCGTCGGTCACGTACATTCCGCTGAAGACGACCTCGTCGGTGATTATCAAGGCCGCGGACGGCACGGAGCTGGGCGTCTCCAAGGCCGAATTGAAAGCGGACCCTATCATCTCGTATCTCGCGGTCTCGTACCGATTCTGA
- a CDS encoding DUF2957 domain-containing protein translates to MNRKVIAALAIAAPLLGACGGGGGGDGPVTEVRLCPSSLDYNTVFTGGGGDGELVKLQLDTTRMTWQVNYVESPIPATTGTVVPTRAGQTASGTLTPETLLPTNKLNQCAFRLNGASLDPARPARIFVGEGVAGGTIPGAEISFGGILGVGAVPDTRFPYYPFIGFSSIETNLANVVGTYNQLGYHQVPSQNFAPVAVDSKITINADGTWQECDNSGVNAGKCQQPGTNFTPAADGSGAFQTNNFQGQAKPTLASTPEARGYMIVGKLRNQLVPILVRTGAANSSITTPQNGALGPYADDESGISILSPQTAIAVNSQNGEYIGVDSQFDYRTTALEGTQATLLDPFNASQASLATALNLDYTQAVPGVVKTTQVGAPTGTTPTGKMIFTGGVFGYLDLTNAASPYFTIGAFVQ, encoded by the coding sequence ATGAATCGGAAAGTCATTGCGGCGCTCGCTATTGCGGCGCCGTTACTGGGGGCATGCGGCGGTGGGGGTGGCGGCGATGGCCCGGTGACGGAGGTCCGTCTGTGCCCATCGTCACTCGACTACAACACGGTATTCACCGGCGGCGGCGGTGACGGTGAACTCGTCAAGCTGCAACTCGATACGACCAGGATGACCTGGCAGGTCAATTACGTCGAGTCGCCGATTCCGGCTACCACCGGCACGGTCGTGCCGACCCGCGCGGGCCAGACCGCAAGCGGCACGCTGACCCCGGAAACCCTTCTGCCGACCAACAAGCTGAACCAGTGCGCATTCCGTCTGAACGGCGCGAGCCTCGACCCCGCGCGTCCGGCGCGGATATTTGTCGGCGAAGGCGTGGCGGGCGGCACGATCCCGGGCGCCGAAATTTCGTTCGGCGGAATTCTCGGGGTGGGCGCAGTGCCGGATACCCGGTTCCCTTACTACCCGTTCATCGGCTTCTCGTCGATCGAAACGAATCTCGCCAACGTAGTCGGCACGTACAACCAGCTCGGCTATCACCAGGTGCCGTCGCAGAATTTCGCGCCGGTCGCGGTCGATTCGAAAATTACGATCAACGCGGACGGCACCTGGCAGGAGTGTGACAACTCGGGCGTGAACGCAGGCAAATGCCAGCAACCAGGTACGAACTTCACCCCGGCGGCCGACGGCAGCGGTGCGTTCCAGACCAACAACTTCCAGGGGCAGGCAAAGCCGACCCTCGCCTCTACGCCCGAAGCGCGCGGCTACATGATCGTCGGCAAGCTGCGTAATCAACTGGTGCCGATTCTGGTGCGAACTGGCGCGGCGAACTCGTCGATCACCACGCCGCAAAATGGCGCGCTCGGTCCTTACGCGGACGATGAATCGGGCATCTCGATTCTGTCGCCGCAAACCGCGATTGCCGTCAACTCGCAGAACGGTGAGTACATCGGTGTGGATAGCCAGTTCGACTATCGCACCACCGCGCTCGAAGGCACGCAGGCGACGTTGCTGGATCCGTTCAACGCGTCGCAGGCGTCGCTCGCGACCGCGCTGAACCTCGACTACACGCAAGCGGTGCCAGGCGTCGTGAAGACGACGCAAGTCGGCGCGCCGACCGGCACCACGCCGACCGGAAAAATGATCTTCACGGGCGGTGTGTTCGGCTATCTCGATCTGACGAACGCGGCGTCGCCGTACTTCACGATCGGTGCGTTCGTCCAGTGA